The Desulfohalovibrio reitneri genome contains a region encoding:
- a CDS encoding cyclic nucleotide-binding domain-containing protein, with the protein MAVFHCRSCGLRKEVPDKYVGREVACPRCGHDVSILPPEEGLPRLQPAQPPSDPLAEGAAAAEPLKQAKPARADEPFSSHGRGIDLSTEPTPSFQDEDRPAGPAIAISGVGEPETLDRPSLLQGGLGGNLLAGLANAFISSILILSFAVLVFGGIVLPGDFAHGLTMVFLGGAAGAIIYGLTSHIPFGLAVPATAATAMTAFMVGHIHRSMSGLYTAEAMFPTMAVSVALAAFVTGMLLLFVGSMGMGRWIRFIPHQVIGGLLAGIGVLVVLRSVSWMAGTMDCFGDMGMLLGWDACVNWLPGLGLGLALFLVSRKVRHPAALPLLFLVVLAGGAVAVHIWATPLPEAAKEGWTFAAAPFTPFWKVYTEPFLSQVRWDVVADCSGYILAVAGLVLATAMLKVSELDSETNGDYGLDTEFKHLGRTDMLCGVLGAMPVNISRSRSLGAMRTGAGGPLAALVTGLLLAGAMVYAGAALPYIPRFVPGAVLVFLGLRLVAHWLVDTWAVFTRKDDWGVLLLIAVLTVTLGALMGVAVGAALAMMILVSRYGRVDVVKFALSGANNRSNVDRAPSQLGILREKGDAIHILRLQGFIFLGTTQTIIRQLRDRINDPERHPLRYAILDFRLVNGLDSAVSNGLRKLKHLAGNNRVTLIFASLPFEVERQLEESGFTLNDPDGSSRTFMDSDFALEWCEDRILEANDALALREKSIHDILVNVFPEPGLVPEFVDQLERVAVDKGTFVFRQGDPSDSMYFIESGMVNIQLELEGHKILRLAKMRPGTIFGEMGIYTDAPRSASVLAAEDCVLYRLSQHRLDVMQEQNPHLVSVVHRFVVNRLSSRVAEANAKIRDLVK; encoded by the coding sequence TCCCGCGGCTCCAGCCGGCACAGCCCCCCTCTGACCCCCTAGCCGAGGGCGCGGCGGCGGCCGAGCCCCTGAAACAGGCGAAGCCCGCAAGGGCCGACGAACCTTTCAGTTCCCACGGGCGGGGCATAGATCTCTCCACAGAGCCCACACCCTCGTTCCAGGACGAAGATCGCCCCGCGGGACCGGCCATCGCCATTTCCGGGGTAGGGGAGCCGGAAACCCTTGACAGGCCTTCTCTCCTGCAAGGCGGCCTCGGTGGCAACCTGCTGGCAGGCTTGGCCAACGCTTTCATTTCGTCCATCCTTATTCTTTCCTTCGCTGTGCTGGTTTTTGGCGGCATTGTCCTTCCCGGAGATTTCGCCCACGGGTTGACCATGGTTTTCCTGGGCGGCGCGGCCGGTGCGATCATCTACGGTTTGACCTCGCACATTCCCTTCGGACTGGCTGTCCCGGCAACCGCCGCCACCGCCATGACCGCCTTCATGGTCGGACACATTCACCGGAGCATGAGTGGACTCTACACCGCCGAAGCCATGTTCCCCACCATGGCCGTGTCCGTTGCCCTGGCCGCCTTCGTCACTGGCATGCTGTTGCTGTTCGTGGGCTCCATGGGCATGGGCAGGTGGATCCGCTTCATCCCGCACCAGGTAATTGGCGGCCTGCTGGCGGGCATTGGAGTCCTGGTCGTTTTGCGCTCGGTGAGCTGGATGGCCGGCACCATGGACTGCTTCGGCGACATGGGCATGCTTCTTGGCTGGGACGCTTGCGTCAACTGGCTTCCCGGACTTGGCCTGGGCTTGGCGCTCTTTCTCGTCAGCCGAAAGGTTCGTCATCCGGCCGCTCTGCCACTGCTGTTCCTCGTCGTTCTGGCTGGTGGCGCCGTTGCTGTCCACATTTGGGCGACACCGCTCCCAGAGGCCGCCAAGGAGGGGTGGACGTTCGCCGCGGCTCCCTTCACCCCGTTCTGGAAAGTCTACACCGAGCCGTTTCTTTCCCAGGTGCGCTGGGATGTTGTGGCGGACTGCTCCGGCTATATCCTGGCTGTGGCCGGGCTTGTGCTGGCCACGGCCATGCTCAAGGTCTCGGAGCTCGATAGCGAGACCAACGGAGACTATGGCCTGGATACGGAGTTCAAGCATCTCGGCCGTACGGACATGCTCTGCGGTGTGCTGGGTGCCATGCCCGTTAATATTTCCCGAAGCCGCTCCTTGGGCGCCATGCGCACCGGGGCGGGCGGCCCGCTGGCCGCGTTGGTCACGGGACTGCTTCTGGCCGGAGCCATGGTCTACGCCGGGGCCGCCTTGCCGTACATTCCACGCTTCGTGCCGGGGGCGGTCCTTGTTTTCCTCGGGCTGCGGCTGGTGGCCCACTGGCTCGTCGATACCTGGGCGGTGTTTACCCGCAAGGACGACTGGGGCGTGCTGCTGCTCATCGCGGTGCTCACCGTGACTCTCGGGGCGCTTATGGGTGTTGCCGTGGGCGCAGCCTTGGCCATGATGATCCTTGTCTCGCGCTACGGCAGGGTGGATGTGGTCAAGTTCGCGCTCTCCGGGGCCAACAACCGCTCCAACGTGGACCGCGCGCCATCGCAACTGGGAATCTTGCGCGAGAAGGGCGACGCAATTCACATTTTGCGGCTGCAGGGGTTCATTTTCCTGGGCACAACACAAACCATTATCCGGCAGCTCAGGGACCGCATCAACGATCCGGAGCGCCATCCGCTACGGTACGCCATTCTCGACTTCAGACTGGTAAACGGCCTGGACTCGGCTGTATCCAACGGCCTACGCAAACTCAAACATCTGGCCGGGAACAACCGGGTCACGCTCATTTTCGCCTCGCTGCCCTTCGAAGTCGAACGGCAGTTGGAGGAGAGCGGATTCACGCTCAATGATCCCGACGGCTCATCGCGAACGTTCATGGATTCGGACTTCGCGTTGGAATGGTGCGAGGACCGCATTCTGGAAGCCAACGATGCCCTGGCCCTTCGCGAGAAGTCCATCCACGACATCCTTGTCAACGTTTTCCCGGAGCCTGGACTCGTTCCGGAGTTCGTCGACCAACTGGAGCGTGTGGCGGTGGATAAGGGCACCTTTGTCTTTCGCCAGGGCGACCCGTCGGACTCCATGTACTTCATCGAATCTGGCATGGTGAACATCCAGCTTGAACTGGAGGGGCACAAGATTCTGCGCTTGGCCAAGATGCGGCCAGGCACGATCTTCGGAGAAATGGGAATCTATACTGATGCTCCGCGCTCCGCATCGGTCCTGGCTGCCGAGGACTGCGTGCTCTACAGGCTGTCCCAGCACAGGCTGGATGTCATGCAGGAGCAAAATCCCCATCTCGTCTCGGTCGTCCACCGTTTCGTTGTGAACCGGCTTTCCAGCCGGGTGGCCGAGGCCAACGCAAAAATCCGCGATCTCGTGAAATAG
- the ssb gene encoding single-stranded DNA-binding protein yields the protein MAGSLNKVMLIGRFGADPQLQYLPSGTPVVNVNMATDESFKDRQTGERQERTEWHRLAIFGKSAEFVANYLNKGALVYVEGSLRTRKWQDRDGNDRYTTEIVVDMRGTIQALETRSQRQQGGGWQEQPQNGGQGGWGGQQRGGQGGGQGGGQGGGRQQGPSEEEDLGPAFPSEASGMDDVPF from the coding sequence ATGGCTGGCAGCCTCAACAAAGTCATGCTCATCGGCCGTTTCGGAGCCGATCCCCAATTGCAGTATCTTCCTTCGGGGACTCCCGTGGTCAACGTGAACATGGCCACGGACGAATCGTTCAAGGACCGCCAGACGGGCGAGCGACAGGAACGCACGGAGTGGCACCGTCTGGCCATCTTCGGCAAGTCGGCGGAGTTCGTGGCCAACTACTTGAACAAGGGAGCCCTGGTGTACGTGGAGGGCAGCCTGCGCACCCGCAAGTGGCAGGACCGCGACGGTAACGATCGCTACACCACGGAGATCGTGGTGGACATGCGGGGTACTATCCAGGCCCTTGAGACCCGCTCGCAGCGCCAGCAGGGCGGCGGTTGGCAGGAACAGCCCCAGAACGGCGGCCAAGGCGGCTGGGGTGGTCAACAGCGTGGCGGTCAGGGAGGCGGCCAAGGCGGAGGCCAGGGCGGCGGACGCCAGCAGGGCCCCTCGGAAGAAGAAGATCTCGGTCCGGCCTTCCCCTCTGAGGCCTCGGGCATGGATGACGTGCCCTTTTAA
- a CDS encoding DEAD/DEAH box helicase has product MSQDETRAGEILDGFINDTIPEYILEGSQSILESGGVRKLSLNKRENFWDIDAQVQGDDFQSYSAEIGLNLADGTVTFFCNCPDQFSGVCKHVGAGALKLLKSLGESGKGEEPVKPRADWRQSFRGFFASEHEPEPGRHYIVYRFYPEPDRLQVAFFRARQNKSGLSQVQNEVTLEQIVKNPGWCDASPQLADVAQQIGAYLDYMGHRVELPPGLVTWFLWAIKDEYYLFLRDTEQPVRVQRKTMRLRLTPIMDEEEGLRFDIMLGAEGKPPFSIKGSELYFYGQLPLWVLRKGTFYPVQTGLSSSLIKEIIDQDPVVPHADISEFLDRVWTQLPSSDIHGQEVFLERMAPIFVPAQYNPKLFLDEEGSLLTLQIQNVYETEHTEVVLPGPNPDLQTGSYAFEGKSYLLRRDQQAESELITLLQDMNFQARNNANWFLEPEEAIAFLLDAYPKLVETYRVYGEQNLSRYKVRLSKPVVTAEIETEDEDNAWFNLDLSVDYDGQKVPIDKIWKAWTEGKRYVQLKDGSYTSLPESWLEKLSDKLRAMGYDPDKPPKNTFKQYEVPVLDKLVEDLDEVHTDSFWNSLRDKIHNFKQIEPVKTPKNLNATLRPYQTQGLSYLNFLRQYGFGGVLADEMGLGKTVQTLSFLQHLKENKMEGPSLIVVPTSVLPNWQRECEKFVPEMKALMVYGARREGMFKEIGSSDVVLTTYALLRRDLDELQKHEFSAIVLDEAQNIKNPNTITARSVRKLSGKVRICLSGTPIENNLFELWSLFEFLMPGFLGSQHAFQRSIVKPIKDGDEDTLNYLRGRVKPFILRRTKSEVAKDLPPKVETTHYCALSAEQMELYASLAKKLKDQVMATVDEKGMAKSQMSILDALLKLRQICCHPRLLKLDMPGVSTNLPSGKFDAFKDLVTEVIEEGHKVLVFSQFVQMLHIIRSWLSINKIPFSYLDGASKDRFEQVERFNSDPDIPIFLISLKAGGTGLNLTSADYVIHYDPWWNPAVESQATDRTHRIGQTRQVFSYKMICQNTVEEKILKLQEQKKGIADAIIPGQDSWKSLTRDDLEMLFEI; this is encoded by the coding sequence ATGTCCCAGGACGAGACCCGAGCCGGCGAAATCCTCGACGGATTCATCAACGACACCATCCCTGAGTACATCCTGGAGGGTTCCCAGTCCATCCTTGAAAGCGGCGGTGTCCGCAAGCTCTCCCTGAACAAGCGGGAGAACTTCTGGGATATCGACGCCCAGGTTCAGGGTGACGACTTCCAGAGCTACTCCGCTGAGATAGGCCTCAACCTGGCCGACGGGACGGTGACGTTTTTCTGTAACTGCCCGGACCAGTTCTCCGGCGTCTGCAAGCATGTCGGGGCCGGCGCTCTCAAGCTCCTCAAGAGCCTCGGCGAGAGCGGCAAGGGTGAAGAGCCGGTCAAGCCGCGCGCCGACTGGAGGCAGAGTTTTCGCGGATTCTTCGCCTCGGAGCACGAGCCCGAACCGGGCCGCCACTACATCGTCTACCGCTTCTACCCCGAGCCCGACCGCCTTCAGGTGGCCTTTTTCCGCGCCCGGCAGAACAAATCAGGCCTCTCCCAGGTGCAGAACGAAGTCACCCTGGAGCAGATCGTCAAAAACCCCGGCTGGTGCGACGCTTCGCCCCAGTTGGCGGACGTGGCCCAGCAGATCGGCGCTTACCTTGACTACATGGGCCACCGAGTGGAGCTGCCGCCCGGGCTTGTCACCTGGTTCCTGTGGGCAATCAAGGACGAATACTACCTTTTTCTACGCGATACGGAACAGCCCGTACGGGTGCAGCGCAAGACCATGCGGCTACGGCTCACCCCCATCATGGACGAGGAAGAGGGGCTGCGCTTCGATATCATGCTCGGCGCCGAGGGAAAGCCCCCCTTCTCCATCAAAGGCTCGGAACTGTATTTCTACGGGCAGCTTCCCCTGTGGGTTCTGCGCAAGGGAACCTTCTACCCCGTTCAAACGGGGCTCTCCTCCAGCCTGATCAAGGAAATTATCGACCAGGATCCGGTGGTGCCCCACGCGGACATCTCGGAGTTTTTGGACCGCGTCTGGACGCAGCTCCCCTCCTCGGACATCCATGGTCAGGAGGTATTTCTGGAGCGCATGGCCCCCATCTTCGTTCCCGCCCAATACAACCCCAAGCTGTTCCTGGACGAAGAAGGCAGCCTGCTCACCCTGCAAATCCAGAACGTCTACGAAACCGAGCACACGGAAGTCGTCCTGCCCGGCCCCAACCCGGACCTGCAAACCGGCAGCTATGCCTTCGAGGGCAAATCCTACCTCCTGCGGCGCGACCAGCAGGCCGAATCCGAACTCATCACCCTGCTGCAGGACATGAATTTCCAGGCGCGAAACAACGCCAACTGGTTCCTGGAGCCCGAGGAAGCCATCGCCTTCCTGCTGGACGCCTACCCCAAACTGGTTGAAACCTATCGCGTCTACGGCGAGCAGAACCTCAGCCGCTACAAGGTGCGGCTCTCCAAACCCGTTGTCACCGCCGAAATCGAAACCGAGGACGAGGACAACGCCTGGTTCAACCTGGACCTCTCGGTGGACTACGACGGCCAGAAGGTGCCCATCGACAAGATCTGGAAAGCCTGGACCGAGGGCAAACGCTACGTCCAGCTCAAGGACGGCTCCTACACCTCCCTGCCCGAATCCTGGCTGGAGAAGCTCTCCGACAAGCTGCGGGCCATGGGCTACGACCCGGACAAGCCGCCCAAGAACACCTTCAAGCAATACGAGGTCCCGGTTCTGGACAAGCTCGTCGAAGACCTCGACGAGGTGCACACCGACTCCTTCTGGAACTCCCTTCGAGATAAAATCCACAATTTCAAACAGATCGAGCCTGTCAAAACGCCCAAAAACCTCAACGCCACTCTCCGCCCCTACCAGACGCAGGGGCTTTCCTACCTCAACTTCCTGCGCCAGTATGGTTTCGGCGGCGTTTTGGCCGACGAAATGGGCCTGGGCAAGACCGTACAGACCCTCTCCTTTTTGCAGCACCTCAAGGAAAACAAGATGGAGGGCCCAAGCCTGATCGTGGTGCCCACCTCGGTGCTGCCCAACTGGCAGCGGGAATGCGAAAAATTCGTACCGGAAATGAAGGCTCTCATGGTCTATGGGGCGCGGCGCGAGGGCATGTTCAAGGAGATTGGCTCCTCTGACGTGGTGCTGACCACCTACGCCCTGCTCCGGCGCGACCTCGACGAGTTGCAGAAACACGAGTTCAGCGCCATTGTTCTGGACGAGGCGCAGAACATCAAGAACCCCAACACCATCACCGCACGCTCGGTGCGTAAGCTCAGCGGCAAGGTGCGCATCTGCCTCTCCGGCACCCCCATCGAGAATAACCTCTTCGAGTTGTGGAGCCTGTTCGAGTTCCTCATGCCGGGCTTTTTGGGCTCACAGCACGCCTTCCAGCGGAGCATCGTCAAGCCGATCAAGGACGGGGACGAGGACACCCTGAACTACCTTCGCGGTCGGGTGAAGCCCTTCATCCTGCGGCGCACCAAGTCCGAGGTGGCCAAGGACCTGCCGCCCAAGGTGGAGACCACTCATTATTGCGCGCTGTCCGCCGAGCAAATGGAGCTCTACGCCTCGCTGGCCAAAAAGCTGAAGGATCAGGTCATGGCCACGGTGGACGAAAAGGGCATGGCCAAGTCCCAGATGTCCATCCTGGACGCGCTGCTCAAGCTGCGGCAAATCTGCTGCCACCCCAGACTGCTCAAGCTTGACATGCCGGGCGTCTCCACCAACCTGCCCTCGGGCAAGTTCGACGCCTTCAAGGACCTCGTCACCGAGGTCATCGAGGAAGGCCACAAAGTGCTGGTCTTCTCCCAGTTCGTTCAGATGTTGCACATCATCCGCAGTTGGCTGTCCATCAACAAGATTCCTTTCTCCTACCTCGACGGCGCCTCCAAGGACCGCTTCGAGCAGGTGGAACGGTTCAACTCCGATCCTGACATCCCCATCTTCCTCATCTCGCTCAAGGCGGGCGGCACCGGCCTGAACCTGACCAGCGCCGACTACGTCATCCACTACGATCCGTGGTGGAATCCGGCGGTGGAATCCCAGGCCACGGACCGAACCCACCGCATCGGCCAGACCCGCCAAGTTTTTTCTTACAAGATGATCTGCCAGAACACGGTGGAAGAGAAGATCCTCAAACTGCAGGAACAGAAGAAAGGAATCGCCGACGCCATCATCCCGGGCCAGGACTCCTGGAAGTCCCTCACCCGCGACGACCTGGAAATGCTCTTCGAAATCTAG
- a CDS encoding peptide-binding protein: MLLAAGCSDEPERSATRADQPSSLPSEPQYGGRLVQPTLGEPSNLIPFLATDASSHEVASHIFVGLLRYDKNIELVPWAAESYEVLDDGRKLRFTLRKDIRWADGRPLTARDVEFTYRLLIDPETPTAYGDDFKAVSKFTRTGPYSFEVTYDKVYARALVSWAQDIMPKHLLEGEDLMATEFSRKPVGAGAYTLDSWTAGSRLVLEANPDYFLGRPYLDQTIYKVIPDLGTQFMELKAGNLDFMGLTPKQYLFQTDGPKWERDFSKYKHLSFGYTYLGYNLRREMFQDKRVRQALTYAIDKKELVKGVLFGLGKPAMGPYKPGTWVYNEKLEPYGYDPDRALEMLAEAGWRDRDGDGLLDKDGRPFAFTILTNQGNSQRIKTAQIIQHRLGEIGIRVEVRTVEWAAFIKEFVNKGNFDTILLGWNILQDPDIHAVWHSSQHSPDGLNHTFYANAELDELLVEGRHTLDQAERKRIYDRVQEILHEDQPYCFLYVPYSLPAVHSRFQNIEPAPAGITYNFERWWVPQSMQRFARTR, encoded by the coding sequence ATGCTTCTCGCCGCCGGATGTTCCGATGAGCCTGAACGGTCCGCCACGCGGGCCGATCAGCCTTCCTCGTTGCCGTCGGAGCCCCAGTACGGTGGCCGGCTCGTGCAACCGACCCTCGGCGAGCCGTCCAACCTCATCCCGTTTTTGGCCACGGACGCGTCTTCTCATGAGGTGGCTTCGCACATCTTTGTGGGCCTGCTGCGCTACGACAAAAACATCGAACTCGTCCCCTGGGCGGCCGAGTCCTATGAGGTGCTGGACGATGGCAGGAAGTTGCGCTTCACCCTGCGCAAAGACATTCGTTGGGCCGACGGCCGTCCCCTCACGGCGCGCGACGTGGAGTTCACCTACCGTTTGCTCATAGACCCGGAGACGCCCACCGCCTACGGTGATGATTTCAAGGCCGTCTCGAAGTTCACGCGCACGGGACCTTACTCCTTCGAGGTGACATATGACAAGGTCTATGCCCGCGCCCTCGTTTCCTGGGCGCAGGACATCATGCCCAAGCACCTGCTGGAAGGGGAGGACCTCATGGCCACCGAGTTCTCCCGAAAACCGGTAGGCGCTGGCGCATATACGCTCGATTCGTGGACCGCGGGGAGCCGCTTGGTGCTGGAGGCGAACCCGGACTATTTCCTTGGCCGTCCCTACCTGGATCAGACCATCTACAAGGTCATTCCGGACTTGGGAACCCAATTCATGGAACTGAAGGCGGGAAACCTCGACTTCATGGGCCTCACGCCCAAGCAGTATCTTTTTCAGACGGACGGCCCCAAGTGGGAGAGGGATTTTAGCAAGTACAAGCATCTCTCCTTCGGCTACACGTACCTTGGCTACAATCTGCGCAGAGAGATGTTCCAGGACAAGCGGGTACGGCAAGCCCTGACCTACGCCATCGACAAAAAGGAACTGGTCAAGGGCGTTCTTTTCGGGCTGGGCAAGCCGGCCATGGGGCCTTACAAACCGGGCACCTGGGTCTACAACGAGAAGCTTGAACCATACGGGTACGATCCGGACAGGGCGCTGGAAATGCTGGCAGAGGCGGGCTGGCGCGACCGCGATGGCGACGGGTTGCTGGACAAGGATGGCCGTCCCTTCGCCTTCACCATCCTAACCAACCAAGGCAACTCCCAGCGTATCAAGACCGCCCAGATCATCCAGCACCGCCTGGGGGAGATAGGCATTCGGGTTGAGGTGCGCACAGTGGAGTGGGCCGCCTTCATCAAGGAGTTCGTCAACAAGGGCAACTTCGACACCATTCTGCTTGGCTGGAATATCCTCCAGGACCCAGACATACACGCCGTCTGGCATTCCTCCCAACATTCCCCGGACGGCCTGAACCACACCTTTTACGCAAACGCGGAACTGGACGAATTGCTGGTGGAGGGCCGGCACACCCTGGACCAGGCCGAGAGGAAAAGGATATACGACCGGGTTCAAGAGATACTCCACGAGGACCAGCCGTACTGCTTTCTCTACGTGCCGTACAGTCTGCCCGCGGTTCACTCCCGGTTCCAGAACATCGAACCGGCTCCGGCGGGGATTACGTACAACTTCGAGCGCTGGTGGGTGCCCCAATCCATGCAGCGATTCGCCAGAACCAGATAG
- a CDS encoding RelA/SpoT family protein codes for MIRINEIIDKISGYLPEADLALIQKAYVFSASAHEGQTRLSGEPYLSHPLSVADILADMRLDEASIAAALLHDTVEDTKVTIGEVRKKFGNDVAHIVEGVTKISRMVFESKEDAQAENIRKMIVAMSEDIRVLMVKLADRLHNMRTLEHMRPEKQRAVSQETMEIYAPLANRLGLYRVKRELEDLCLHYLKPEAAKQLKRSVEQHQTVGKEYVDKLTSLLEDMLKTNQIEGRVQGRTKHLYSIYNKMLQQGLTFDQVYDLIAFRVIVHSIKDCYAVLGLVHATWRPVPGKFKDYISMPKANMYQSLHTTVIGPDGERVEIQIRTEEMHRMAEFGVAAHWQYKESGKGMKTKDLEKFTWLREIVDWQKETKDPKEFMSSLRFDLFSDEVYVFTPRGDVKELPEGATPVDFAYLIHSEVGDHCSGAKVNGKLSPLSTKLKNGDTVEIITNTSRHPSRDWLEFVKTGKAISRIKHFLRTEERERSIALAKEMLEKEGRRLGINFNKVLQSGDLQPVAEEYSYKTVDDLLSAVGYSRLTPKKVLNRLLPKNTEPEPEQQPQPTQEEARQRPSSDKVRIKGVDDVLVRYAQCCDPLPGEPIVGYISRGKGVTVHTADCPNVKNFEAERVMPIAWEGEEDKPYPAKISIKARNLQGVLAQIADILAQQGVNIDSGTFLSNEDNTSDIVFKVEVRDRAHLYETIDRLSALDQVLDVSRMVLA; via the coding sequence ATGATCCGCATCAACGAGATCATCGACAAGATATCCGGTTATCTGCCCGAAGCCGACCTGGCCCTCATCCAGAAGGCCTACGTCTTTTCCGCCTCGGCCCACGAGGGGCAGACGCGTCTTTCCGGCGAGCCGTACCTGTCCCACCCCCTTTCCGTGGCCGACATACTGGCTGACATGCGTCTTGACGAGGCATCCATCGCCGCCGCGCTTCTGCACGACACCGTGGAGGACACCAAAGTCACCATCGGGGAAGTCCGCAAGAAGTTCGGCAACGACGTGGCCCACATCGTCGAGGGCGTGACCAAAATTTCCAGGATGGTCTTCGAGTCCAAGGAGGACGCCCAGGCGGAGAACATCCGCAAGATGATCGTGGCCATGTCCGAGGACATCCGCGTGCTTATGGTCAAGCTGGCCGACCGGTTGCACAACATGCGCACCCTGGAGCACATGCGCCCCGAGAAGCAGCGTGCCGTGTCCCAGGAGACCATGGAGATATACGCCCCGCTGGCCAACCGGCTCGGACTGTATCGCGTCAAGCGGGAACTGGAGGACCTGTGCCTGCACTACCTCAAGCCGGAGGCGGCCAAGCAGCTCAAGCGCAGCGTCGAGCAGCACCAGACCGTGGGCAAGGAGTATGTGGACAAGCTGACCTCCCTGCTGGAGGACATGCTCAAGACGAACCAGATCGAAGGGAGGGTGCAGGGCAGGACCAAGCATCTCTATAGCATCTACAACAAGATGCTCCAGCAGGGGCTGACCTTCGATCAGGTCTACGATCTCATCGCCTTCCGGGTCATCGTCCACTCCATCAAGGACTGCTATGCCGTCCTCGGGCTTGTCCACGCCACCTGGCGGCCCGTTCCGGGCAAGTTCAAGGACTACATATCCATGCCCAAGGCCAACATGTACCAGAGCCTGCACACCACGGTCATCGGGCCGGACGGCGAGCGGGTGGAGATACAGATCCGCACCGAGGAAATGCACCGCATGGCCGAATTCGGTGTGGCCGCCCACTGGCAGTACAAGGAATCCGGCAAGGGCATGAAGACCAAGGACCTGGAGAAGTTCACCTGGCTTCGCGAGATCGTGGACTGGCAGAAGGAGACCAAGGACCCCAAGGAGTTCATGTCGTCCCTGCGGTTCGACCTGTTCTCCGACGAGGTCTACGTGTTCACCCCGCGAGGTGACGTGAAGGAGCTTCCCGAGGGCGCCACTCCGGTGGATTTCGCCTATCTCATCCACTCCGAGGTGGGCGACCACTGTTCCGGGGCCAAGGTCAACGGCAAGCTCTCCCCGCTTTCCACCAAGCTCAAGAATGGCGACACGGTGGAGATCATCACCAACACCTCCCGCCATCCCAGCCGCGACTGGCTGGAGTTCGTCAAGACAGGCAAGGCCATCTCCCGCATCAAGCATTTCCTGCGCACCGAGGAACGGGAACGTTCCATCGCGCTGGCCAAGGAGATGCTGGAGAAAGAGGGCCGAAGGTTGGGCATCAATTTCAACAAGGTGCTGCAGTCCGGCGACCTGCAGCCCGTGGCCGAGGAGTATTCCTACAAGACTGTGGACGACCTGCTGTCTGCGGTTGGCTACTCCAGGCTGACCCCCAAGAAGGTGCTTAACCGGCTGCTTCCCAAGAACACGGAGCCTGAGCCCGAGCAGCAGCCGCAGCCGACCCAGGAGGAGGCCAGGCAGCGCCCCTCATCCGACAAGGTCCGCATCAAGGGCGTGGACGACGTGCTGGTTCGCTACGCCCAGTGCTGCGACCCTCTGCCGGGCGAGCCCATCGTGGGCTACATCTCCCGAGGCAAGGGCGTCACGGTGCATACCGCGGACTGCCCCAACGTCAAGAACTTCGAGGCCGAGCGGGTCATGCCCATCGCCTGGGAGGGGGAGGAGGACAAGCCATATCCTGCAAAGATATCCATCAAGGCCCGCAATCTCCAGGGTGTGCTGGCCCAGATCGCGGATATCCTGGCCCAGCAGGGTGTGAATATCGACTCCGGCACCTTCCTCTCCAACGAGGACAACACATCGGACATCGTTTTCAAGGTGGAGGTTCGAGACCGCGCGCATCTCTACGAGACCATCGACCGCCTCTCCGCCCTCGACCAAGTGTTGGACGTGTCGCGCATGGTCCTGGCTTGA
- a CDS encoding amino acid ABC transporter ATP-binding protein → MIEIKSLNKWFGEFHVLKDITDTVERGEVMVICGPSGSGKSTLIRCINRLEDYQRGHVLIEGKDVKDPDVNLNTLRTEIGIVFQQFNLYPHLSVLRNVTLAPTKVKKEPRAQAEKTGMDLLERVGIHDQAHKYPAELSGGQQQRVAIARALAMRPKIMLFDEPTSALDPEMINEVLNVMKSLAREGMTMLCVTHEMGFAREVADRVTFMDSGEIIEQAAPHEFFSNPRHERTKAFLKEIL, encoded by the coding sequence ATGATCGAAATCAAGTCGTTGAACAAGTGGTTCGGCGAGTTCCACGTTCTCAAGGATATCACCGATACGGTGGAGCGCGGCGAGGTGATGGTCATCTGCGGTCCCTCCGGGTCCGGCAAGTCCACTCTCATCCGCTGCATCAACCGCCTGGAGGACTACCAGCGCGGCCACGTCCTCATCGAGGGCAAGGACGTCAAGGACCCCGACGTCAACCTCAATACCCTGCGCACCGAGATCGGCATCGTTTTTCAGCAGTTCAACCTCTATCCGCACCTGTCTGTGTTGCGCAACGTCACCCTGGCTCCCACCAAGGTCAAGAAAGAGCCCAGGGCCCAGGCGGAAAAGACCGGCATGGACCTTCTGGAGCGGGTGGGCATCCACGACCAGGCGCACAAGTACCCGGCCGAGCTTTCCGGCGGGCAGCAGCAGCGGGTGGCCATCGCCCGCGCCCTGGCCATGCGGCCCAAGATCATGCTGTTCGACGAGCCTACCTCCGCCCTTGACCCGGAGATGATCAACGAAGTGCTCAACGTCATGAAGAGCCTTGCCCGCGAGGGCATGACCATGCTCTGCGTGACACACGAAATGGGCTTCGCCCGGGAGGTGGCCGATCGCGTCACCTTCATGGATTCCGGAGAAATCATCGAGCAGGCCGCGCCGCATGAGTTCTTCAGCAATCCACGCCACGAGCGGACCAAGGCTTTCCTCAAGGAAATCTTGTAG